A genomic window from Bos javanicus breed banteng chromosome 13, ARS-OSU_banteng_1.0, whole genome shotgun sequence includes:
- the LOC133259255 gene encoding LOW QUALITY PROTEIN: RNA-binding protein 42-like (The sequence of the model RefSeq protein was modified relative to this genomic sequence to represent the inferred CDS: substituted 1 base at 1 genomic stop codon) yields MSQRVYSGTGGGDRAKAVVPETVTAAAMAGAGPAPGLPGAGGPMVPGPGAGIPGKSGEERLKKMEAEMALFEQEVLGAPVTGIPTAVPAVPTVPTVEAMQVPAAPVIRPIIATNTYQQVQQTLEARAAAAAIVVLPMVGGPPFVGPVGFGPGDRSHLDSPEAREAMFLRRAAAGPRPMALRPPHQALVGPPLPGPPGPPMMLPPMARAPGPPLGSMAALRPPLEEPATPRELGLGLGLGLKENEEAVVAAAAGLEEASAAVAVGAGGAPAGPAVIGPSLPLALAMPLPEPEPLPLPLEVVXGLLPPLRIPELLSLRPRPRPPRPEPPPGLMALEVPEPLSEDKKKGKPEKLKRCIRTAAGSSWEDPSLLEWDADDFRIFCGDLGNEVNDDILARAFSRFPSFLKAKVIRDKRTGKTKGYGFVSFKDPSDYVHAMREMNGKYVGSRPIRLRKSMWKDRNLDVVRKKQKEKKKLGLR; encoded by the coding sequence ATGAGCCAGAGAGTATACAGCGGAACCGGCGGAGGCGACAGAGCTAAGGCGGTAGTACCGGAGACAGTGACGGCAGCAGCAATGGCCGGAGCGGGGCCAGCCCCGGGCCTCCCGGGTGCAGGAGGACCCATGGTTCCGGGTCCTGGTGCCGGCATCCCTGGAAAGAGCGGCGAGGAACGCTTGAAGAAGATGGAGGCGGAGATGGCCCTGTTTGAGCAGGAAGTTCTGGGGGCTCCCGTAACAGGAATCCCAACTGCCGTGCCTGCGGTGCCCACAGTCCCCACGGTTGAAGCGATGCAAGTCCCAGCAGCTCCTGTGATCCGCCCAATTATCGCGACCAACACATACCAGCAGGTCCAACAGACTCTGGAGGCCCGAGCAGCCGCTGCAGCCATAGTGGTTCTTCCCATGGTGGGTGGCCCGCCTTTTGTGGGTCCAGTTGGCTTTGGCCCTGGTGATCGGAGTCACCTGGACAGTCCAGAGGCTCGAGAAGCCATGTTCCTGCGGCGAGCAGCAGCTGGGCCCCGCCCTATGGCCTTGCGGCCCCCTCACCAGGCCCTCGTGGGCCCCCCCCTGCCTGGGCCCCCTGGACCACCTATGATGCTACCACCAATGGCTCGGGCCCCCGGACCGCCCTTGGGCTCCATGGCTGCGCTGAGGCCTCCTCTGGAAGAGCCAGCAACACCCCGAGAGCTGGGCCTAGGCCTGGGGTTGGGCCTGAAAGAGAACGAAGAGGCTGTGGTGGCAGCAGcggctgggctggaggaggctaGTGCAGCAGTGGCGGTGGGAGCCGGGGGCGCCCCAGCTGGCCCTGCAGTCATTGGGCCCAGCCTGCCACTGGCCCTGGCCATGCCTCTGCCTGAGCCTGaacccctgcccctcccactgGAAGTTGTGTGAGGCCTACTGCCCCCACTGCGCATTCCTGAGCTCCTGTCCCTGCGTCCAAGACCCCGGCCACCTCGGCCTGAACCACCCCCTGGCCTCATGGCTCTTGAGGTGCCGGAACCTCTGAGTGAGGACAAGAAGAAAGGGAAACCAGAGAAACTGAAGCGCTGCATTCgcacagcagctgggagcagctgggaggaccccagCCTGCTAGAGTGGGATGCAGATGACTTCCGGATCTTCTGTGGGGACCTGGGCAACGAGGTGAACGATGACATCTTGGCCCGAGCCTTCAGCCGCTTCCCATCCTTCCTTAAGGCTAAGGTTATTCGCGACAAGCGCACAGGCAAGACCAAGGGTTATGGCTTCGTCAGCTTTAAGGACCCCAGTGACTATGTGCACGCCATGCGTGAGATGAACGGGAAGTATGTGGGCTCACGCCCCATCAGGCTGCGCAAGAGCATGTGGAAGGACCGGAACCTGGACGTGGTGCGcaagaagcagaaggagaagaagaaattgGGCCTGAGATAG
- the LOC133259261 gene encoding dihydrodiol dehydrogenase 3 isoform X1: protein MDPKGQRMKLNDGHFIPVLGFGTFAPREVPKSEALEVTKFAIEAGFRHIDSAHLYQNEEQVGQAIRSKIADGTVKREDIFYTSKLWSTSLRPELVRPALEKSLNNLQLDYVDLYIIHFPVALKPGETLFPTDENGKPIFDSVDLCRTWEALEKCKDAGLTKSIGVSNFNHKQLEKILNKPGLKYKPVCNQVECHPYFNQSKLLDFCKSHDIVLVAYGALGSQRLKEWVNPNLPFLLEDPVLSAIAKKHRQTPALVALRYQIQRGVVVLAKSYNKKRIKENIQVFDFELTPEDMKAIDGLNSNMRYNELLLGVGHPEYPFVEEY, encoded by the exons ATGGATCCCAAAGGCCAGAGAATGAAGCTTAATGATGGCCACTTCATTCCTGTCCTGGGATTTGGAACCTTTGCACCTCGAGAG GTTCCTAAGAGTGAAGCTCTGGAAGTCACCAAATTTGCTATAGAGGCTGGGTTCCGCCATATTGACAGTGCTCATTTGTACCAAAATGAAGAGCAGGTTGGCCAGGCCATTCGAAGCAAGATTGCCGATGGCACTGTAAAGAGAGAAGACATTTTCTACACTTCAAAG CTTTGGTCCACTTCCCTTCGTCCAGAATTGGTCCGACCAGCCTTGGAAAAGTCACTGAATAATCTTCAACTGGACTATGTCGATctttatattattcattttccAGTGGCTCTGAAG CCAGGGGAGACACTTTTCCCAACAGATGAAAATGGAAAACCAATATTTGACTCAGTGGATCTCTGTCGCACATGGGAG gccctggaaaAGTGTAAGGACGCAGGGCTGACCAAGTCCATCGGGGTGTCCAACTTCAACCACAAGCAGCTGGAGAAGATCCTGAACAAGCCGGGGCTCAAGTACAAGCCCGTCTGCAACCAG GTGGAATGTCACCCTTATTTCAATCAGAGCAAACTGTTGGATTTCTGCAAGTCACATGATATTGTTCTTGTTGCCTATGGTGCTCTGGGATCCCAACGACTAAAAGAATG GGTGAACCCAAACCTCCCCTTTCTCTTGGAGGACCCAGTTCTCTCTGCCATTGCCAAAAAGCACAGGCAAACCCCAGCTCTGGTTGCCCTTCGCTACCAGATACAACGTGGGGTTGTGGTTCTGGCCAAGAGTTACAACAAGAAGCGGATCAAAGAGAACATACAG gtgTTTGACTTTGAACTGACTCCAGAAGATATGAAAGCAATCGATGGCCTCAACAGCAATATGAGATATAATGAGCTATTACT ggGTGTTGGTCACCCTGAGTATCCATTTGTTGAAGAATATTGA
- the LOC133259261 gene encoding dihydrodiol dehydrogenase 3 isoform X2: protein MDPKGQRMKLNDGHFIPVLGFGTFAPREVPKSEALEVTKFAIEAGFRHIDSAHLYQNEEQVGQAIRSKIADGTVKREDIFYTSKPGETLFPTDENGKPIFDSVDLCRTWEALEKCKDAGLTKSIGVSNFNHKQLEKILNKPGLKYKPVCNQVECHPYFNQSKLLDFCKSHDIVLVAYGALGSQRLKEWVNPNLPFLLEDPVLSAIAKKHRQTPALVALRYQIQRGVVVLAKSYNKKRIKENIQVFDFELTPEDMKAIDGLNSNMRYNELLLGVGHPEYPFVEEY from the exons ATGGATCCCAAAGGCCAGAGAATGAAGCTTAATGATGGCCACTTCATTCCTGTCCTGGGATTTGGAACCTTTGCACCTCGAGAG GTTCCTAAGAGTGAAGCTCTGGAAGTCACCAAATTTGCTATAGAGGCTGGGTTCCGCCATATTGACAGTGCTCATTTGTACCAAAATGAAGAGCAGGTTGGCCAGGCCATTCGAAGCAAGATTGCCGATGGCACTGTAAAGAGAGAAGACATTTTCTACACTTCAAAG CCAGGGGAGACACTTTTCCCAACAGATGAAAATGGAAAACCAATATTTGACTCAGTGGATCTCTGTCGCACATGGGAG gccctggaaaAGTGTAAGGACGCAGGGCTGACCAAGTCCATCGGGGTGTCCAACTTCAACCACAAGCAGCTGGAGAAGATCCTGAACAAGCCGGGGCTCAAGTACAAGCCCGTCTGCAACCAG GTGGAATGTCACCCTTATTTCAATCAGAGCAAACTGTTGGATTTCTGCAAGTCACATGATATTGTTCTTGTTGCCTATGGTGCTCTGGGATCCCAACGACTAAAAGAATG GGTGAACCCAAACCTCCCCTTTCTCTTGGAGGACCCAGTTCTCTCTGCCATTGCCAAAAAGCACAGGCAAACCCCAGCTCTGGTTGCCCTTCGCTACCAGATACAACGTGGGGTTGTGGTTCTGGCCAAGAGTTACAACAAGAAGCGGATCAAAGAGAACATACAG gtgTTTGACTTTGAACTGACTCCAGAAGATATGAAAGCAATCGATGGCCTCAACAGCAATATGAGATATAATGAGCTATTACT ggGTGTTGGTCACCCTGAGTATCCATTTGTTGAAGAATATTGA